Within the Cherax quadricarinatus isolate ZL_2023a chromosome 75, ASM3850222v1, whole genome shotgun sequence genome, the region tttatctcctgtatgtactctcatatgtgtcacaagattgCTTTTAtcagtaaaacatttcagacactctgaacattgatatggtttatctcctgtatgtactctcatatgtatcACAAGACTGTATTTCttagtaaaacatttcagacactctgaacattgatatggtttatctcctgtatgtactctcatatgtatcACAAGACTGCATTTCttagtaaaacatttcagacactctgaacactgatatggtttatctcctgtatgtactctcatatgtgccACAAGACTGCATTTCacagtaaaacatttcagacactctgaacactgatacggTTTATCTCCTGCATGTACtttcatatgtgtcacaagattgCCTTTTTGACTAAAACATTTCAAACACTGCAAACATTGATATggcttatctcctgtatgtactctcatatgtgccACAAGACTGCATTTCatagtaaaacatttcagacactctgaacactgatatggtttatctcctgcaTGTACtttcatatgtgtcacaagactgcctttttgactaaaacatttccaacactctgaacattgatatggtttatctcctgtatgcactctcatatgtgtcacaagattgCTTTTAtcagtaaaacatttcagacactctgaacattgatatggtttatctcctgtatgtactctcatatgtgtcacaagactgtATTTCTtaataaaacatttcagacactctgaacattgatacagtttatctcctgtatgtactttcatatgtgtcacaagactgaatttcacactaaaacatttcagacactctgaacattgatatggtttatctcctgtatgtactctcatatgtgtcacaagattgCTTTTAtcagtaaaacatttcagacactctgaacactgatacggtttatctcctgtatgtactttcATATGTTTCACAAGATTGCCTTTTTGACTAAAACATTTCAAACACTGTGAACATTGATATGGCTTATCTACTGTATGTACtttcatatgtgtcacaagatggcctttttgactaaaacatttcaaacactctgaacattgatatggtttatctcctgtatgtactctcatatgtgtcacaagactgcctttttgactaaaacatttcatacactctgaacattgatatggtttatctcctgtatgtactttcATATGTTTCACAAGATAGCCTTTTTGAGTAAAACATTtcaaacactctgaacattgatatggtttatgttCTTTatgtttttccatattttttaaaCAATGGTAtttcatttaaaatattttagtcATACAACAGAAGTATAGTTAATCTTCCTTATGTACTCACATGTTTATTTCAAGATTTTTTTCAACTATTTTGGACACCGAACCCACAGTTTTCCTTGTGAACATATTCCCATGTTAAGATTTATGCAAGGAAAACTTTCCCTACTTATAAGCACTAATAAAATTTATATTGTGTATTAAAACACTATCAtaatttttgttttgtgtgttaaAAGAGTAATATATGTACTGCAGATACACTCAACAtcagttttattattattttctcttgTTTTTATAGAGATTTTTCTGAAAATTAATTACAGTATTACTAGCATGTATTTTTCTTTTAACTACCATGCATATTTAGATAGAATTCCCAATATCAAAAGTAAAATTGTTTAATTAGGAATACTTAGCTAGTTAAAAATTCACAAGGATAACAGATGTTGCCTTTCTTGTAGTACTGAAGATATAATGTCTGGCAAGACAGAACTTGGTAATCTTCCACAAAATATTTCTGCAATAGAAACATGAGTCAGTATAGTACAATATTCCACAATTGCCAACAAAACACACTCAACAAGAAAAGATTTTTTCCCAATTATCACGTTTCACTAAATAAAATTGCCACTTTTAACCCATTCACTGTCAGTCCCATATTATTACGGCTTAGAAGCCAGTGTCAATCCCGTAGTACtctgccaaaattctagtggctttcaATCTTGCAGGAGATAGCTGGTAgtcctacatatgagagaatgggtctgagtggtcagtatacatagcataaaaaaaaatcctgaagcactcAATGCATGAGAAAAAACCGGGACTGTGTTTTTGTTTAAAACAGCATATTtgttttgtatggtatttatggttgtattctcattttcttggtgtcatttgacagaatggaagacatattacagaaatagagatgattctgaATGGTTAACAAAAAGCAGCTTGAAAGCGAACTCAGATTAGtacaaatgtttgatttttgatgatgttcaggagtaaacaaattcTGTCAGTCATCCAagacacatcaactggtgggtctaatatgcttccacaaatgcactgatattatttatatcatttttacactaatgcagtagtccgcataacagtaaattttcaatATGGAAAGCAGGCGTAATATAAAAGGGGCCCGGAGACATGACTAATAAACAgacaaaatgttattttagtgctaggtatgactgcattgtttattctggatcctatttagAAATTGGCATTTCTTcaattttgtatgaaattggtcaaattaccaatttctgatcactttattaggtGGAAGAAAAGGAGTTCTAGTGAAACTGCtttgagtttggtcgactggaacaatggattaatattataatcaaataaagcactaaactGACAAGAGTCATGCTGTGCTGAGGGGCAGAAAACAGTGCTGGAGatatataaacagctaggtgTAGAGGAggtcagaggtgaggggagaaaagggctggaagagATGCTAGGGGCTATTTGTCAAAGTACCTAttgtaaagcagttgctgacaaaaagtaaaATCGTAATAGTAAGTCATAGGCAGCACCATCAGTAAGAAGGGAAGAAAACGTAAGAGTGATaaggcagtggtgttggtggagataATTCCTgcaagctcgctggtaaaccgggAAATCCACGAGAAAGTGAAGAACCAAAATAGAGGCCTGACAAGCCTCACAGAGAGGGATAGGGTGtcattccatgagatacccataggTAAGGAGAGTATGGCCGATGCGGAGATGGGAGAGCACAGACTCCTGAGTATGGCAACAGTagtaagaagatggccacaaacccaaAAGttgtttaatagagtgcaatttgttattgTGCATGTTCGACCACTGTTGCTGCCAAAAGCCATGAAAAGGGTAGAGATAACAGTAAAATAATCCCTGAAGGGAATATATCTATAGGAAACCAGATGATCATGCACTACAGACCGTGCAGCAGCATCCACATGTTCACTGCCTTGTACATCAGCTTGtgcagggacccaacagaaaagaAGTCCTTGTTTTTGCTGTCTACGTGGTGCATAGTTGAATATAAAGGACCAATGGATAAGGGGATATCAAATTGTTAAATGGCCTGTAAAGCACTGAGGGGATCCAAAATGATAACAAAAGCCAATggagacatatatgtaatatgGAGAAACACTATGAGGATGACATACAACTCGATGGTAAAAATACTACctgagtctaacaaatgaccccaGACAACATTGTCAGGGAATACAACCAcaaacccaacaccatcagaaAATTTAGAACTACCTGTATAAACAGTGACAACATGAACATGAGaccagaagtgatcaagaaaaagagagcaagaagcagtcataggtagaaGAGCTTTGGCACACAgcagtaggggagaacagacacaAACCATTGGAACCTCCCAAGGAggaagggaaaaggcagatgCTATATCAACATACAAGGGATGCAAGTGGAGAAAAGACCTGAGTGAGTGAAGACTTAGAGAAAACAGATTAAGGGGTACCAATCAATTAATGGGCTTCTACTAatgtctgagaccaacctatacaAAGAAGGAACCCAAAAGTCAGGAGAACAGACAAAGTAATGAAGGCAATGAGTATCATGACAATTGCCTAAGGAAAGAACATTCacctcagcatagaggctttcaacagaggatgaatgaaaggcaccaaggcataaatgtagacCCTAATGATgaatgggatctaacttagaaagagttgcagg harbors:
- the LOC128691951 gene encoding zinc finger protein 84-like; this encodes MKYHCLKNMEKHKEHKPYQCSECLKCFTQKGYLVKHMKVHTGDKPYQCSECMKCFSQKGSLVTHMRVHTGDKPYQCSECLKCFSQKGHLVTHMKVHTVDKPYQCSQCLKCFSQKGNLVKHMKVHTGDKPYQCSECLKCFTDKSNLVTHMRVHTGDKPYQCSECLKCFSVKFSLVTHMKVHTGDKLYQCSECLKCFIKKYSLVTHMRVHTGDKPYQCSECLKCFTDKSNLVTHMRVHTGDKPYQCSECWKCFSQKGSLVTHMKVHAGDKPYQCSECLKCFTMKCSLVAHMRVHTGDKPYQCLQCLKCFSQKGNLVTHMKVHAGDKPYQCSECLKCFTVKCSLVAHMRVHTGDKPYQCSECLKCFTKKCSLVIHMRVHTGDKPYQCSECLKCFTKKYSLVIHMRVHTGDKPYQCSECLKCFTDKSNLVTHMRVHTGDKPYQCSECLKCFSQKGSLVKHMKVHAGDKIC